In Gimesia benthica, a single window of DNA contains:
- a CDS encoding cupin domain-containing protein, with the protein MIQATDQSVHGDGYDCFEAGPLESWTRFKLTPPDAPMPVRGKYFLRKLLNSDGLEMSVNVLPAGREMPFVHRHQANDEIYFVIQGRGQFQAGEELFEVSDGFFIRLSPEVPRVWRNHSEEPLYYLVIQYRADSSVTGGTLDGERLEQHPIVWKESPADEPAHGSETTLPE; encoded by the coding sequence ATGATTCAGGCGACAGATCAGAGCGTGCATGGAGACGGCTACGACTGCTTTGAAGCGGGCCCGCTGGAGAGCTGGACGCGGTTCAAGCTCACACCGCCGGACGCGCCCATGCCGGTTCGCGGGAAATATTTTCTACGGAAGCTGCTGAACTCAGACGGGCTGGAGATGTCGGTCAATGTGCTGCCTGCGGGCCGCGAGATGCCTTTTGTCCATCGCCACCAGGCGAACGACGAGATTTACTTCGTGATCCAGGGCCGGGGACAGTTTCAGGCGGGGGAGGAGCTGTTTGAGGTTTCGGACGGATTCTTTATTCGACTTTCGCCCGAAGTGCCGCGCGTCTGGCGAAACCACAGCGAAGAGCCGTTATACTATCTGGTGATCCAGTACCGCGCGGACAGCAGTGTCACCGGCGGCACTCTGGATGGCGAACGCCTGGAACAACACCCGATTGTCTGGAAAGAGAGTCCTGCAGATGAACCAGCCCACGGATCGGAAACAACGCTCCCGGAATAA
- a CDS encoding shikimate kinase, producing the protein MSLITLIGYRGSGKSSVAAPLAEQRGYDWIDADDEIERVAGKTIAEIFAEGGEPHFRQIERSVMQQLLSGDQRVIAAGGGAILNDQTRAEMKQAGPVIWLKADAADLIQRIDGDSTTGSRRPALTASNSQLEEVETLLAQRDPLYRDAATLTIETGGKTVTEIVAEIIAALDADS; encoded by the coding sequence ATGTCCCTGATCACCCTGATTGGCTACCGAGGCAGCGGCAAGAGCAGCGTCGCCGCCCCCCTGGCCGAACAACGCGGTTATGACTGGATCGACGCCGACGATGAAATCGAACGCGTCGCCGGCAAAACCATCGCCGAGATCTTTGCCGAGGGAGGCGAACCCCACTTTCGCCAGATCGAACGGTCAGTCATGCAGCAACTGCTCTCTGGAGATCAACGCGTGATCGCTGCGGGAGGCGGTGCGATTCTGAATGACCAGACCCGAGCGGAAATGAAACAGGCCGGCCCGGTGATCTGGCTCAAGGCAGACGCTGCCGACCTCATCCAGCGAATCGACGGCGACAGCACAACCGGCAGTCGGCGTCCGGCGCTCACCGCCAGCAACTCTCAGCTCGAAGAAGTCGAGACCCTGCTCGCACAGCGCGATCCCCTCTATCGCGATGCCGCCACCCTCACCATCGAGACCGGCGGCAAAACGGTCACAGAAATCGTCGCTGAAATTATCGCCGCCCTGGATGCCGATTCTTAA
- the thpR gene encoding RNA 2',3'-cyclic phosphodiesterase, giving the protein MQKNQRARTFIAVPVQPTRGLRKVLEKLNQMGSAVKPIPEDQMHITLKFLGPTELEDIMPVSRALKEMRNRFKCVRLAFKGLGAFPREDRPNVVWAGIKDESLLAEMAEYLEAETEKLGYPRERKGFHAHLTLARIKAKPPEELFQLLADRRDAEWGEATLDTLKFFRSELKPQRAQYHEMQTVRLPPAPKKKNQAKSLDSNESQS; this is encoded by the coding sequence ATGCAGAAGAATCAACGCGCACGCACATTTATCGCCGTCCCCGTTCAACCAACACGAGGACTCCGTAAAGTTCTGGAAAAGCTGAATCAGATGGGGTCGGCGGTGAAACCGATCCCCGAAGATCAGATGCATATCACGCTCAAATTCCTGGGGCCGACAGAGCTCGAAGACATCATGCCCGTCAGTCGCGCTTTGAAAGAGATGCGGAATCGCTTCAAATGCGTCCGGCTGGCTTTCAAAGGTCTGGGTGCGTTTCCCCGCGAAGATCGACCGAATGTGGTCTGGGCGGGAATCAAAGACGAATCCCTGCTCGCAGAGATGGCAGAGTACCTCGAAGCCGAGACCGAAAAACTGGGCTACCCACGGGAACGCAAAGGCTTCCATGCTCATCTGACACTGGCCCGTATCAAAGCCAAGCCGCCGGAAGAACTGTTCCAGCTGTTGGCTGATCGGCGGGATGCGGAGTGGGGTGAAGCGACGCTGGACACGCTCAAGTTCTTTCGCAGCGAACTGAAACCGCAGCGGGCCCAGTATCATGAGATGCAGACAGTACGGCTGCCCCCGGCACCTAAAAAGAAAAACCAGGCAAAGTCCCTGGATTCAAACGAATCTCAATCGTGA
- the hisH gene encoding imidazole glycerol phosphate synthase subunit HisH, with protein MITIVDYGMGNLRSVQKAFEKVGAEAQICTNPEEIAKASKLILPGVGAFRDAIQALKDQNLVEPILEHANSGKPFLGICLGLQLLFDVSYEDGEYEGLGIIPGKVVRFQDQPGLKIPHMGWNQIDATRPHPLLAGIPEHEHFYFVHSYYVAPDNDDDVAAWTEYGCRFASMVARDNLVACQFHPEKSQNAGLKLLQNFAAF; from the coding sequence ATGATTACAATTGTCGACTACGGAATGGGAAATCTGCGGAGCGTCCAGAAGGCCTTTGAAAAGGTGGGCGCGGAAGCACAGATCTGCACAAACCCCGAGGAAATCGCGAAAGCCTCCAAACTGATTCTGCCCGGCGTAGGCGCTTTTCGCGATGCAATCCAGGCCCTCAAGGATCAGAACCTGGTGGAACCGATTCTGGAACACGCCAACTCGGGCAAACCCTTTCTCGGCATCTGCCTCGGGCTGCAGCTCCTGTTCGATGTGAGTTACGAAGACGGCGAATACGAGGGGCTGGGCATCATTCCCGGCAAGGTGGTCCGCTTTCAGGATCAACCCGGTCTGAAGATCCCCCACATGGGCTGGAACCAGATCGACGCCACCCGACCGCATCCCCTGCTGGCCGGCATTCCCGAACACGAACACTTTTACTTCGTTCACAGCTACTATGTGGCCCCCGATAATGACGACGACGTCGCCGCCTGGACGGAATACGGCTGTCGCTTCGCCTCGATGGTCGCCCGCGACAATCTGGTCGCCTGCCAGTTTCACCCCGAGAAGAGCCAGAACGCCGGCCTGAAACTGCTGCAGAACTTTGCTGCATTTTAA
- the aroE gene encoding shikimate dehydrogenase, with protein sequence MICVSIGRTRHKMMMMEHRSLSEKGAELVELRLDWIARTPDVTKLIKDRPTPVVITCRRPEDKGRWKGSEEQRQALLRTAIVSEVEYVDIEDDIADKIPRYGKTKRIISHHNFDETPDNLEEIHESLCKKDPDIVKLVTMANSPGDSIRMLKLVASAKVPTVGFCMGEYGVISRILCGKYGSPFTYATFSREREMAPGQLAFSEMTQIYRYDQIGPETPVYGVIGDPIAHSLSPLIHNIAFRHDKLDAVYLPFRVPKDRLEETLKEFEFLNVQGYSVTIPHKEGALKLAGDADEASKTMGVANTLFKDDQNVWQARNTDYDAALDSIRLGLDPEGSASEDPIDGKQVLLLGAGGVSRAIGAGIINAGGALTVTNRSRVRGEKLAQDLGCAHTTWENRGSGHFDILVNGTSVGMHPNVNETPFAQNFLLDDMLVFDTVYNPENTLLLKQARERGCKTVSGIEMFVRQAAAQYKLFTGKEAPLDVMRNTLRKGISAVAKL encoded by the coding sequence ATGATTTGTGTCAGCATCGGTCGAACCCGGCACAAAATGATGATGATGGAACATCGCTCCCTCTCAGAGAAGGGGGCCGAACTCGTTGAATTAAGGCTGGACTGGATTGCCCGCACGCCGGACGTCACAAAACTGATCAAAGACCGGCCCACCCCGGTCGTCATCACCTGTCGACGCCCTGAAGATAAAGGTCGCTGGAAGGGCTCCGAGGAACAGCGGCAGGCCCTGCTGCGAACCGCCATCGTCTCCGAAGTCGAGTACGTCGACATTGAAGATGACATCGCCGACAAGATTCCCCGCTACGGCAAAACCAAACGCATCATCAGTCATCACAACTTCGATGAGACCCCCGATAACCTCGAAGAGATTCACGAGTCGCTCTGCAAGAAAGACCCGGATATCGTCAAGCTGGTCACGATGGCCAATTCCCCCGGCGATTCGATTCGCATGCTCAAGCTGGTGGCCAGTGCCAAGGTTCCCACCGTTGGATTCTGCATGGGTGAGTACGGCGTAATCAGTCGAATTCTCTGCGGCAAGTACGGCTCTCCTTTTACGTATGCGACCTTCAGTCGGGAACGGGAAATGGCACCGGGGCAGCTCGCCTTTTCTGAAATGACTCAGATCTACCGCTACGATCAGATCGGTCCCGAAACCCCCGTCTACGGTGTGATCGGCGATCCCATCGCCCACAGCCTGAGCCCGCTGATTCACAACATCGCCTTCCGGCACGATAAACTGGACGCCGTCTATCTGCCGTTCCGCGTTCCGAAAGACCGCCTGGAAGAGACGCTCAAGGAATTCGAGTTCCTCAACGTCCAGGGGTACAGCGTGACCATTCCGCACAAAGAAGGCGCCCTCAAGCTCGCCGGTGACGCGGATGAAGCTTCCAAAACAATGGGAGTCGCCAACACCCTCTTTAAAGACGATCAGAACGTCTGGCAGGCCCGCAATACCGATTACGATGCCGCCCTCGACAGTATCCGGCTCGGACTCGATCCGGAAGGCTCCGCCTCCGAAGATCCCATCGACGGCAAACAGGTGCTGCTCCTCGGTGCAGGCGGTGTCTCGCGTGCGATTGGCGCCGGGATCATCAATGCCGGCGGTGCGTTAACGGTCACCAACCGCAGTCGGGTCCGCGGCGAAAAGCTGGCCCAGGATCTCGGTTGTGCCCACACTACCTGGGAAAACCGGGGCAGCGGCCACTTTGACATCCTGGTCAACGGCACTTCGGTCGGCATGCATCCGAATGTCAATGAAACGCCGTTCGCTCAGAACTTCCTGCTCGATGACATGCTGGTATTCGACACGGTTTACAATCCCGAAAACACGCTGCTGCTCAAACAGGCACGCGAGCGGGGCTGCAAAACCGTTTCCGGAATCGAAATGTTCGTACGCCAGGCCGCAGCGCAATACAAACTGTTTACCGGTAAGGAAGCCCCCCTGGATGTGATGCGGAACACGCTTCGCAAGGGGATTTCCGCGGTCGCGAAACTCTAA
- a CDS encoding prepilin peptidase: MTPFGINPYLMLTMLFLLGTALGRIINLCIEEIPREEKVGAAWKRVFRRMRHLGSRYHLPLIGVYLTRSKNSTYSYRRSHREALVELLNGVIFVLLYCAEVPLGAGALLQDSGLFSAYAPDLVTVDSWLSPAGLLNLRYFYHLVLIESLMIATFIDFDHKIIPDGCTMPALFVGVVGAFVFGVLYLVPVWFQEPSVVRLFGVYFPEDYRHHFIVEKIPQWVVTYPHLHGLAVSLVGLVVGGGVVWAVRVIGQWTLRQEAMGFGDVILMAVIGSFLGWQATVTVFVISPLCALLVVAVSIFFKLSREIPFGPYLSLGALLVLLGWPKIWPLAERICHLGPLLPILALLMMVLLTVCLLFTQFIKWSLGIPLYWQDEWVEEWTSADQLTYQSGENVNETQGRWDLNTNNHTRAGRGTQHYHQWKNGR; this comes from the coding sequence ATGACCCCCTTTGGTATCAATCCTTACCTGATGCTGACCATGCTGTTCCTGCTGGGAACCGCACTGGGGCGGATCATTAACCTCTGTATCGAGGAAATTCCCCGCGAGGAAAAAGTGGGGGCGGCCTGGAAACGGGTCTTTCGTCGCATGCGGCACCTCGGCTCCCGCTATCATCTGCCCCTCATCGGGGTTTATCTCACGCGGTCGAAAAACTCGACTTATTCCTACCGCCGCTCGCACCGCGAAGCACTCGTGGAACTGTTGAACGGCGTAATTTTCGTACTGCTCTACTGCGCTGAAGTTCCCCTGGGAGCCGGTGCACTGCTGCAGGACAGTGGCCTCTTCTCCGCTTACGCACCCGACCTGGTGACCGTCGATTCCTGGCTCTCCCCCGCGGGACTGCTCAACCTGCGTTACTTCTATCACCTGGTGCTGATCGAATCCCTGATGATCGCTACCTTTATCGACTTCGATCACAAAATCATCCCCGATGGTTGTACCATGCCCGCCCTGTTTGTCGGGGTGGTCGGCGCGTTTGTCTTCGGGGTACTCTACCTGGTGCCTGTCTGGTTTCAGGAGCCTTCGGTGGTCCGCCTGTTCGGAGTTTATTTCCCGGAAGATTACCGGCACCACTTCATTGTCGAAAAGATTCCGCAGTGGGTCGTCACCTATCCGCACCTGCATGGTCTGGCCGTCAGTCTGGTAGGGCTCGTGGTGGGCGGCGGTGTCGTCTGGGCCGTCCGCGTCATCGGTCAGTGGACGTTACGCCAGGAAGCGATGGGCTTCGGCGACGTCATTCTGATGGCCGTCATCGGCAGCTTCCTGGGTTGGCAGGCAACGGTCACCGTGTTTGTGATTTCTCCCCTGTGTGCCCTCCTGGTGGTGGCCGTCTCCATCTTCTTCAAGCTCTCGCGCGAGATTCCCTTTGGACCTTACCTCAGCCTGGGAGCGTTGCTCGTCCTGCTCGGCTGGCCGAAAATCTGGCCCCTCGCCGAACGTATCTGCCATCTGGGACCGCTGTTACCCATTCTGGCGCTATTGATGATGGTCCTGCTGACGGTTTGCCTGTTATTTACCCAGTTCATCAAATGGAGCCTGGGCATCCCCCTCTACTGGCAGGACGAATGGGTCGAGGAATGGACGTCTGCCGACCAGTTGACCTACCAGTCGGGTGAGAATGTCAACGAAACCCAGGGCCGCTGGGATCTCAACACAAACAACCACACCCGGGCCGGACGGGGAACGCAACACTACCACCAGTGGAAAAACGGCCGGTAA
- a CDS encoding Tex family protein: MDAVEIPENQSGSQFSERDAAQIAEELKLTSQQIQNVIALLDEGNTVPFITRYRKERTGNLDEVQIRDIQKRVQLKRQLRERATTILRLIEAQQQLTPELKAEIEKADTLKRLEDLYRPYRPKRTSRAAAARKHGFEPLANAIWAGDAALTDLNVAAEQYIKDEEGAQTTEDVLKGVADILVEKIGEDPDVRDISRRIAWRSGKLTVNATKKAEELGQEYRDYFNYSERAVKVPHHRTMALNRGEKSGALRVRFEWEEDSARHSIASHLKLEGHRFSEFLTEVVTDALQRLILPSLEREIRRELTEKAEKHAVSVFAQNLKNLLLQPPLQGERILAIDPGLRTGCKLAVLDELGYCVATDLVYVTGSAEKKDFARNKLADMMTEHNCKLVAIGNGTACRETEEIITEMIEQNLPEARYLIVNEAGASIYSASPVAREEFPDLDATIRGTISIGRRLQDPLSELVKIDPQHLGVGMYQHDVNSKRLKESLDEVIESCVNYVGVNLNTASASLLRHVSGLNQLIARRITEWRDQHGSFLSRKQLLDVAGIGEATFTQAAGFLKIDRGEEPLDSTWIHPESYESAHKVLEQLELPPDSLKTSAQERASILEKVSQIDKQALSGSLKIGLPTLEDILEAIARPPRDPRSDLPGPIFKQGVLKLEQLTEGMELQGTVLNVVDFGAFVDVGLKDSALIHVSEMANHFIESPYQFVSVGDVITAWVLGVDLERRRVSLTLIKPGTVRPPRKSQRGPSKPDEQKKPDKAKQDQGDSAANRKRKPGKKKRNKPGKKEAPLPKLTKEMKTGDQPLQGFDQLKALWNQKKK, encoded by the coding sequence ATGGATGCGGTTGAGATACCAGAGAATCAATCCGGCTCACAGTTCTCAGAACGTGACGCAGCGCAAATCGCTGAGGAATTGAAACTCACATCACAACAGATTCAGAATGTGATCGCGTTGCTTGATGAAGGCAACACGGTTCCTTTCATTACGCGTTACCGTAAAGAACGTACCGGCAACCTGGACGAAGTTCAGATCCGCGATATTCAGAAACGGGTACAGCTGAAGCGTCAATTGCGCGAGCGGGCCACTACCATTCTGCGTCTGATCGAAGCTCAACAGCAGCTCACTCCGGAACTCAAAGCGGAAATCGAAAAGGCCGATACGCTCAAACGCCTGGAAGACCTTTACCGCCCTTACCGTCCCAAGCGAACGTCCCGCGCTGCGGCCGCCCGTAAGCATGGCTTCGAACCACTGGCGAATGCGATCTGGGCCGGCGATGCAGCGCTGACAGATTTAAACGTCGCCGCGGAACAATACATCAAAGACGAAGAAGGCGCACAGACGACCGAAGATGTTCTCAAAGGGGTCGCTGACATCCTGGTGGAAAAGATCGGCGAAGATCCCGATGTGCGCGACATCTCCCGTCGGATTGCCTGGCGTTCCGGAAAACTGACCGTCAACGCGACCAAAAAAGCAGAAGAGCTGGGCCAGGAATATCGCGATTATTTCAACTACTCCGAACGGGCTGTGAAGGTTCCCCATCATCGGACCATGGCACTCAACCGCGGAGAAAAATCGGGAGCGCTGCGGGTTCGATTTGAGTGGGAAGAAGATTCGGCGCGACATTCCATTGCGAGTCACCTCAAGCTGGAAGGTCATCGTTTCAGTGAGTTTCTGACCGAAGTGGTTACCGATGCCCTGCAGCGTCTGATCCTGCCGAGCCTGGAACGGGAAATCCGTCGCGAACTGACCGAGAAAGCCGAAAAGCATGCGGTCTCTGTCTTCGCCCAGAACCTGAAAAACCTGCTGCTGCAGCCTCCCCTGCAGGGCGAACGGATCCTGGCAATCGATCCGGGATTGCGCACGGGCTGTAAACTGGCGGTACTCGATGAACTCGGTTACTGCGTGGCGACTGACCTGGTGTATGTAACCGGTTCTGCTGAGAAGAAAGATTTCGCGCGGAACAAACTGGCCGACATGATGACCGAGCACAACTGTAAGCTGGTCGCGATTGGTAACGGCACCGCGTGCAGGGAAACGGAAGAGATCATCACCGAGATGATCGAACAGAATCTCCCCGAAGCACGCTACCTGATTGTGAACGAAGCGGGAGCGAGTATTTACTCTGCCAGCCCGGTCGCCCGTGAAGAATTTCCAGACTTGGACGCAACGATTCGTGGCACCATTTCGATTGGCCGCCGCTTACAGGATCCATTGAGTGAGCTGGTAAAGATCGATCCCCAGCACCTCGGCGTGGGCATGTATCAGCACGATGTGAACTCCAAGCGACTGAAAGAATCGCTGGATGAAGTGATCGAATCGTGCGTGAACTACGTGGGCGTGAACCTGAATACGGCGAGTGCTTCTTTACTGCGGCACGTCTCGGGGCTCAACCAGTTGATCGCGCGACGGATTACCGAATGGCGCGACCAGCACGGTTCGTTCCTCAGTCGGAAACAACTGCTCGATGTGGCGGGGATCGGCGAAGCGACCTTCACCCAGGCCGCCGGCTTTTTGAAAATTGATCGGGGCGAAGAGCCGCTGGACTCCACCTGGATACATCCGGAAAGTTACGAGTCGGCGCATAAGGTGCTGGAACAGCTGGAGCTGCCTCCCGACAGTCTGAAAACATCGGCCCAGGAACGGGCTTCGATTCTGGAGAAGGTTTCCCAGATCGACAAGCAGGCGCTGAGTGGAAGTCTCAAAATCGGTCTGCCGACACTGGAAGACATCCTGGAAGCAATTGCCCGACCGCCACGCGATCCGCGTTCCGATCTGCCGGGGCCCATCTTCAAACAGGGTGTGCTCAAGCTGGAACAGCTGACCGAGGGCATGGAACTGCAGGGCACCGTTTTGAACGTGGTGGACTTCGGTGCGTTCGTGGATGTGGGCCTGAAAGACAGCGCCCTGATTCACGTCAGCGAGATGGCGAATCATTTCATTGAAAGTCCTTATCAGTTCGTCTCGGTCGGTGATGTGATTACCGCCTGGGTGCTGGGAGTCGACCTGGAACGCCGCCGCGTCTCTCTGACATTGATCAAACCGGGAACAGTACGACCGCCGCGAAAATCTCAACGCGGACCGTCGAAACCCGACGAGCAGAAAAAGCCGGATAAGGCAAAACAGGACCAGGGCGATTCCGCTGCGAACCGCAAGCGGAAACCCGGCAAAAAGAAACGGAACAAGCCTGGTAAAAAAGAGGCCCCCCTGCCCAAACTGACCAAGGAAATGAAAACCGGAGATCAGCCACTCCAGGGTTTCGATCAACTCAAGGCGCTCTGGAATCAGAAAAAGAAATAA
- a CDS encoding DMT family transporter, whose amino-acid sequence MTDDVDRGKLYRARLLVLLASVLWSLSGLFIKSPPFQSIPAEDRGLILACYRALFAGLFLLPLVRFRHMRWRPALIPLLVAFATMNLLFVTAMTRTSAAAAIFLQNTSVVWAMLFGYFLLQERIERGSVLSILIVLAGILCIVAGDWAGENYDGNLIALTSGVCYALVVIFFRVLRDEHPAWLVALCLLTSAAIVAPWVWSLDITLTGQQFFLLALLGVIQLGTPYVVFSHAVKTVNSQEAALLVLTEPILNPIWVWLFWGETVTVSTFVGCALIVAGLLVRFILFRPRQVLPQESQ is encoded by the coding sequence ATGACCGACGACGTCGATCGTGGAAAACTGTACCGGGCACGGCTACTGGTGCTCCTCGCCTCGGTGCTCTGGAGCCTGAGCGGTCTGTTCATCAAGTCGCCGCCGTTCCAGTCGATCCCGGCTGAGGATCGCGGCTTGATCCTGGCCTGCTATCGGGCCCTGTTTGCCGGCCTGTTCCTGCTCCCTCTGGTCCGCTTTCGGCACATGCGGTGGCGTCCCGCTCTGATTCCACTGCTGGTCGCCTTCGCCACGATGAACCTGTTGTTCGTCACCGCCATGACCCGCACGTCCGCTGCCGCTGCCATCTTCCTGCAGAACACCAGCGTTGTCTGGGCGATGCTCTTCGGTTATTTTCTCCTGCAGGAACGCATCGAACGCGGCTCGGTCCTGTCCATTCTGATTGTCCTGGCCGGCATCCTCTGCATCGTGGCCGGCGACTGGGCCGGGGAAAACTATGACGGTAATCTGATCGCCCTCACCAGCGGCGTCTGTTACGCACTGGTGGTGATTTTCTTCCGAGTCCTCCGCGACGAACATCCAGCCTGGTTGGTCGCGCTCTGCCTGTTGACCTCCGCGGCCATCGTCGCGCCCTGGGTCTGGAGTCTCGATATCACGCTGACCGGACAGCAGTTCTTCCTGCTGGCACTGCTGGGAGTCATCCAACTGGGGACGCCTTACGTTGTGTTCTCACACGCAGTCAAAACAGTCAACTCGCAGGAAGCAGCCCTGCTGGTGCTCACCGAACCGATCCTGAACCCGATCTGGGTCTGGCTCTTCTGGGGAGAAACGGTAACGGTCTCGACGTTTGTCGGCTGTGCACTGATCGTCGCTGGACTGCTGGTTCGCTTCATCCTCTTTCGCCCGCGACAGGTGCTCCCGCAAGAGTCACAATAA
- the hisA gene encoding 1-(5-phosphoribosyl)-5-[(5-phosphoribosylamino)methylideneamino]imidazole-4-carboxamide isomerase gives MEILPAIDIRGGKCVRLRQGDYGQETVFGDDPTEMARRWADGGAQRLHLVDLDGAKAGQPVNHEVVRKIVDAVSVPCQMGGGIRDEASIKLMLDDVGIDRVIVGTQALKDPQWFKEMATRYPGRLALGLDARDSKVATEGWLDVSETSAIDLAKEYVGVELAAVIYTNIANDGMMQGVDEGTIQDMIALAELGLPVIASGGVTTLDDVTRLAEVSRTQPRLVGAIIGRALYEGTIAVPDAIAAATP, from the coding sequence ATGGAAATTCTGCCCGCCATCGATATCCGGGGAGGCAAATGTGTGCGTCTGCGACAAGGCGATTACGGACAGGAAACCGTCTTCGGCGACGATCCCACCGAAATGGCCCGCCGCTGGGCTGACGGAGGCGCACAGCGTCTGCACCTGGTCGACCTCGACGGCGCTAAAGCCGGTCAGCCTGTGAATCACGAAGTTGTCCGTAAGATTGTCGACGCCGTTTCCGTTCCCTGCCAGATGGGGGGCGGCATTCGCGACGAAGCCTCAATTAAGCTGATGCTGGACGACGTCGGCATCGACCGCGTCATCGTCGGCACCCAGGCTCTCAAAGATCCTCAGTGGTTCAAAGAAATGGCAACCCGCTATCCGGGGCGGCTGGCACTCGGTCTCGACGCCCGCGACTCCAAAGTCGCCACCGAAGGCTGGCTCGATGTCTCCGAAACCTCGGCCATCGACCTGGCCAAAGAATACGTGGGCGTGGAACTGGCCGCAGTGATCTACACCAACATCGCCAACGACGGCATGATGCAGGGCGTCGATGAAGGGACCATCCAGGACATGATCGCGCTGGCCGAACTTGGTCTCCCAGTGATCGCTTCCGGCGGTGTGACAACCCTCGACGATGTCACCCGCCTGGCCGAAGTCAGCCGCACACAACCCAGGCTGGTCGGTGCAATCATCGGCCGTGCCCTTTACGAAGGGACGATCGCGGTTCCCGATGCCATCGCTGCCGCGACTCCTTAA
- a CDS encoding TetR/AcrR family transcriptional regulator, whose protein sequence is MNQPTDRKQRSRNKILDAALRTFKQQGYVGSGVDGIMEAAGMTSGAFYGHFSSKSDVLGEAFVHSFIEDQAAMNGALSECETPEQLIEIMQKYLSSKHCEQVEEGCSIPPLLSDLCRADAETKARFEEVIQWMVAQFQERSDNEFSRQEILATLALCFGGLSLARAVNSPALSRQILSACRKQLPIQKCD, encoded by the coding sequence ATGAACCAGCCCACGGATCGGAAACAACGCTCCCGGAATAAGATTCTGGACGCCGCCCTGCGTACGTTCAAACAACAGGGGTACGTCGGCAGTGGCGTGGATGGAATCATGGAAGCCGCCGGCATGACTTCCGGCGCGTTTTATGGTCATTTCAGTTCGAAGTCTGATGTGCTGGGCGAGGCCTTTGTGCATTCTTTCATCGAGGACCAGGCGGCGATGAACGGCGCCCTCAGTGAATGTGAGACGCCGGAGCAACTGATCGAGATCATGCAGAAGTACCTGTCGAGTAAGCATTGCGAGCAGGTAGAGGAGGGATGTTCGATCCCTCCTCTGCTGTCCGACCTGTGTCGCGCGGATGCAGAGACGAAGGCCCGGTTCGAAGAGGTCATCCAGTGGATGGTCGCGCAGTTTCAGGAGCGCTCGGACAACGAATTCAGCCGCCAGGAAATTCTCGCGACGCTGGCCCTCTGTTTTGGCGGCCTGTCGCTGGCGCGCGCAGTCAACTCCCCTGCCCTGTCCCGACAGATTCTCTCTGCCTGTCGAAAGCAGTTGCCGATTCAGAAGTGCGACTAA